The genomic segment AACCCACGCGATGCGCTGCGCATGTCGATCAGCGCCGGCGGCAATGTCGGCGAACGACTGATGATGAACGGCGCGCGCCACTATGGTGGCATCCGCGACGCCGCGACCGACTGGCTCGATCGCGTCGAGATCGATACCCAGCGGATCGACGACGTGCCCGCGACCTTTTCCGGCGGCATGCAGCAGCGGCTGCAGATCGCCAAGACACTGGTGGTCAAACCGCGCCTGGTCTTCATGGACGAGCCGACCGGCGGCCTCGACGTCTCGGTCCAGGCGCGTCTGCTTGACCTGTTGCGCGGGCTGGTGCGCGACACCGGGGTGTCGGCTGTCATCGTGACCCATGACCTGGCGGTCGCGCGGCTGCTCGCCGATCGTCTGATGGTCATGAAGGATGGCGAAGCTGTCGAGCACGGCTTGACCGACCAGGTACTCGACGATCCCCATCACCCCTATACCCAGTTGCTCGTTTCATCGGTGCTGCAGGCATAAAGGAGACAGCCCATGACGACCATGATCCGTGTAGAGGATCTCTCGAAGACATTTGTCCTTCACCTTCAGGCCGGCACCCACATTCCGGTGCTGAACGACCTGGCTTTCGACATCAAAGCAGGCGAGTGCGTTGCGCTGCACGGCCCCTCTGGCGCCGGCAAGTCCACGCTGCTGCGCTCCCTCTACGGCAACTACCTGCCCGACGGCGGCAAGGTCATGGTGCGCCACCGCGACGCCATGGTCGATCTGGTCACGGCGGAGCCGCGCGAGATCCTGGAGATTCGGCGTGAGACCGTGGGTTATGTCAGCCAGTTCCTGCGCGCCATTCCCCGCGTGTCGAGCCTGGAAATCGTCGCCGAACCAGCGCGTTCCCTTGGCGAAGCGCCGGAACAGGCGCAAGCGCGCGCACGCGGCCTGCTCGACCGACTCAACATTCCCGAAGAGCTGCACGATCTGGCGCCCGCGACATTTTCCGGCGGCGAGCAGCAACGCATCAACATTGCCCGGGGATTTGCGATTGACTATCCGATCCTGCTCCTGGACGAGCCGACCGCGTCACTGGATGCCGATAACCGCGACGCGGTGCTCGGCCTGATTCGCGAAGCCCGTGATCGCGGCGCCGCGATCGTCGGCATCTTTCATGATCGCCACGTTCGTGAGAGTGTTGCGGACCGAGTCTTTGATTTACGTGAACACCGGCCGGCAGCATGAGTCACGATGTCGTCTTAACAAACGCAAGGATAGTGCTGCCCGACCAAATTGTGTCGGGCACAGTTGAGGTCCGTAAAGGCATGATCGCCTCGGTCGACAACAAGCGCGCCAACGGCGCCGCGATCGATCTGGAAGGCGATTTTCTGATTCCAGGCCTGGTCGACCTCCATACCGACAGCCTGGAAGGGCACTTGGAACCGCGCAAGGGCGTCAAATGGAACCCGATCAGCGCGGCGGTTTCCCACGACGCGACGGTGATCGCTGCCGGCATCACGACCGTGTTTGACGCCTTGTGCGTGGGCGACAGCGTGACCCGCCCGGCGCAGAACGAAAGCCTGACCCAGATGATGATGGGCCTGGCCGAGGCGCGCCGGCACGGCCTGTTGCGAGCCGATCACATGGTGCATCTGCGCTGCGAGGTGACCGATCCCGAAGTCGCCAACCTGCTAGAGCCGCGCATTGCCGACCCGCTGGTACGTCTGATCTCGGTCATGGATCATGCGCCGGGACACCGTCAGATGAAGGAAATCGACTACTACCGCAATTCCTGGCTGATCGGCACGCGAGGCATGAGCGAAGAAGCGGCCGACCGTGAGATCGAAGAGATGATGGAACGCTCCAAGACCGTCGCGCCGGGGATGCGCAAGTCGGTCTCGTCCATGGCGCACGACCATGGCCGCGTTGTCGCGAGTCACGATGACGAGACGACCGAGCATGTCACCGAAGCATTGGAACTGGGCATCGAGATCGCCGAGTTCCCGACCACCGAGATCGCGGCACGCACCGCCCACGAAAACGGCATGGCGGTTCTGATGGGCGGCCCGAACCTGGTTCGCGGCGGCTCCCATTTCGGCAACGTCGCGACCGGCGAACTGGCGCGGCTTGGTCTGCTGGACGCCCTGATGTCCGACTACATCATGTCGAGCATGCTGGCCGGCGTATTCCGGTTGACCGGTTCCGATTTTGGCTACGACCTGCCCGCCGCCGTTGCTCTTGCGTCGTCCAAACCAGCCCGCGTGGTCGGCCTGGACGACCGTGGCGAAATCGCGCCTGGTCAGCGCGCGGATTTGGTCCGTGTGCGCGTCGTCGATGACCTTCCCGCCGCCATCACGGTCTGGACCGGCGGACGCCAAGTCTACTAAGAACGTAGTCATTTCATAGAATTAGAATGGCGTTATCGAGACCCGATCGACCGCGCTTGTCCGCCGGTGGATCGAATCAAATCGTGCACATCTCTGTCATGAAGCTCTTAACAAACCGTCACGGCCCTCAACTATAGCTGGCCCCTGACACGGACGCGGCAGCTGATCGAAACGCGGGAAGCGACCGGGCAGCCGACATAACGTGACAGGGGGAGTTTATGGGTTCAAGTGGCAACGGTCGGGCTGCCGACGACGTGATGTCGGCCCTTACCTATACGTCGATCACCAAAGCGTTCGGCAACGTCAAGGCCGTCAACGATGTAACGCTGCAGGTACCGGAAGGCCAGATGCTTGGCATCATCGGCCGCTCTGGCGCCGGCAAGTCGACGCTTCTCAGACTAACCAATCGCCTGGCCGACCCGACCGAGGGCCGTATCACGTTCCGCGACATCGACATCACCGCGCTGCGTGGCGCCAACCTTCTGGCGTGGCGGACTCGTTGCGCGATGATTTTCCAACAGTTCAATCTGGTACCGCGCCTGGATGTCCTGACCAACGTCATGCTGGGCCGCATCAGCAAGCTCGGCACCGTCAGGACCGTCTTTTCCCTGTTCTCCGACGATGACCGCCGGCTGGCGCTGCTCGCGCTGGAGCGCCTCGGCATCGTCGATACCGCTCTGCAGAAAGCCGGCACACTTTCCGGCGGCCAACAGCAGCGGGTCGCCATTGCCCGCGCGCTGGTTCAGGACCCGGAGATCATCCTGGCCGACGAACCCATAGCCTCGCTCGATCCGCTTAATGCCAAGCACGTCATGGAAGCCCTGCGCCGGATCAATCGGGAGGAAGGCATTACCGTCGTCTGTAACCTGCATACGCTGGATACCGCGCGCACCTACTGCAACCGCATTATCGGCATGAGTGCTGGCCGGATCGTCTTTGACGGAACCGCCGACGAACTGACCGTCGAAGCCGCGCGTGAGATCTATGGCGCCGGCAAGGAATTCGACGAAGCCACGACATCGACGTCCCTGCCCCCGGCAAGAGCGGCACGGCCGGGACCAGTTGACCACGAGGAGCCTGCGGCCATTGCGGTTTAGCAGGACCAACAAAAACCTCTTCCACCAAGACCAAGGAGACTATCATGAAGTTCCTGCACACGATTGCGGCCGCAGCGCTCGCCGCTACCGTTGTTACACCGGCATTCGCGCAAGACATCACTGAGTTCCGCATCGGCATTTTGGGCGGTGAGAATCAGAATGACCGCCTGCGCAGCAACGAGTGTCTGCGCATCGCCGTCGAGGAAGAGCTCGGCGTACCCACTGAACTCTTCGCGCCGGCCGACTATGACGGCGTCATCGAAGGCCTGATCGGCGGAAACCTCGACCTCGCCTGGCTCGGCGCGTCCGGCTACGCCAAGGCGTATTTGGAAGATCCCGACTCCGTCACGCCGGTGCTGGTGCCGGTCAATCCGGACGGCACCACGGGTTACTATTCAATCGGCTTCGCACGCATCGACTCCAACATCGATTCGCTGGAAGAGATGGAAGGCAAGGTGTTCGCGTTCGGCGATCCGAACTCGACCTCCGGCTATCTGATCCCGTCAATCGAAATTCCGCAGTCCGGATACTCCATGGAGGACGGTGAATACTTCGACCAGATCGCGTTTTCCGGCGGTCACGAGCAAACGATCATCGGCGTCTTCAACGGCGACTATGACGCCGGGGTATCCTGGGCCGACGGACAGGGCGACTGGGAGCAAGGCTATAACAACGGCGCGTTCCGAAAGGCCGTCGATTCCGGCCTCGTCGACATGACCGAAATGACCGAGATCTGGCGCTCGAAGGAAATTCCCAACGGTCCGGTCGTCGTCCGCACGGAGTTGCCCCAGCACATCAAGGACAAGGTGACCAAGCTGATGGCCGACCTGCCCGAGACAGATCCCGAATGCGCCTATGGCGTGATGGGTGGCGAGATCCAGGACATTATTCCGACCGACCACAGCTTCTATGAGAGCATCGTGGCGGCGCGCGAAAAGAAGATCGGCGGATAACCGTCACGCAACAAGAAAGCCGGGCGATTTTTCGTCCGGCTTTCTTCTTGGCTTCGACCCACCGAGCGCTGCCATGACCACCACCACAGTCGACCAGCTGACGAGCCATATCGCGCACCTGGAACGCAGGCGCCGGATGTATGGCGGTCTCTTCGCCACCATTTTTGTGGTGCTGTTCATCAGCAGTTTCATCGTTGCTGAGGACATGAACTCCGGCAGCTTTATCAATGGACTCGGCCAGTTCTTCGACTACCCCACCGCCGTCGTCGAAGAGAGTTTCGAGGCCGGCAGCGCCTGGTTCGGCTTGCTCGGCAAGAACCTGCCGTCCTTGATCGACACCATCAACATGGCGGCGGTCGCGACGCTCTTCGGCACCTGTTTCGCCGTCATCCTGGCG from the Pseudomonadota bacterium genome contains:
- a CDS encoding alpha-D-ribose 1-methylphosphonate 5-triphosphate diphosphatase, yielding MSHDVVLTNARIVLPDQIVSGTVEVRKGMIASVDNKRANGAAIDLEGDFLIPGLVDLHTDSLEGHLEPRKGVKWNPISAAVSHDATVIAAGITTVFDALCVGDSVTRPAQNESLTQMMMGLAEARRHGLLRADHMVHLRCEVTDPEVANLLEPRIADPLVRLISVMDHAPGHRQMKEIDYYRNSWLIGTRGMSEEAADREIEEMMERSKTVAPGMRKSVSSMAHDHGRVVASHDDETTEHVTEALELGIEIAEFPTTEIAARTAHENGMAVLMGGPNLVRGGSHFGNVATGELARLGLLDALMSDYIMSSMLAGVFRLTGSDFGYDLPAAVALASSKPARVVGLDDRGEIAPGQRADLVRVRVVDDLPAAITVWTGGRQVY
- the phnL gene encoding phosphonate C-P lyase system protein PhnL, with protein sequence MTTMIRVEDLSKTFVLHLQAGTHIPVLNDLAFDIKAGECVALHGPSGAGKSTLLRSLYGNYLPDGGKVMVRHRDAMVDLVTAEPREILEIRRETVGYVSQFLRAIPRVSSLEIVAEPARSLGEAPEQAQARARGLLDRLNIPEELHDLAPATFSGGEQQRINIARGFAIDYPILLLDEPTASLDADNRDAVLGLIREARDRGAAIVGIFHDRHVRESVADRVFDLREHRPAA
- the phnC gene encoding phosphonate ABC transporter ATP-binding protein, with translation MSALTYTSITKAFGNVKAVNDVTLQVPEGQMLGIIGRSGAGKSTLLRLTNRLADPTEGRITFRDIDITALRGANLLAWRTRCAMIFQQFNLVPRLDVLTNVMLGRISKLGTVRTVFSLFSDDDRRLALLALERLGIVDTALQKAGTLSGGQQQRVAIARALVQDPEIILADEPIASLDPLNAKHVMEALRRINREEGITVVCNLHTLDTARTYCNRIIGMSAGRIVFDGTADELTVEAAREIYGAGKEFDEATTSTSLPPARAARPGPVDHEEPAAIAV
- the phnD gene encoding phosphonate ABC transporter substrate-binding protein, which gives rise to MKFLHTIAAAALAATVVTPAFAQDITEFRIGILGGENQNDRLRSNECLRIAVEEELGVPTELFAPADYDGVIEGLIGGNLDLAWLGASGYAKAYLEDPDSVTPVLVPVNPDGTTGYYSIGFARIDSNIDSLEEMEGKVFAFGDPNSTSGYLIPSIEIPQSGYSMEDGEYFDQIAFSGGHEQTIIGVFNGDYDAGVSWADGQGDWEQGYNNGAFRKAVDSGLVDMTEMTEIWRSKEIPNGPVVVRTELPQHIKDKVTKLMADLPETDPECAYGVMGGEIQDIIPTDHSFYESIVAAREKKIGG
- the phnK gene encoding phosphonate C-P lyase system protein PhnK encodes the protein MNGTSDSAPLLTVERLSHYFGRITACKDVSFHLYPGEVLGVVGESGSGKTTLLNCLAGRLPPTAGHVRYDLRDRGLADVYTLSEPERRMLMRTDWGFVTQNPRDALRMSISAGGNVGERLMMNGARHYGGIRDAATDWLDRVEIDTQRIDDVPATFSGGMQQRLQIAKTLVVKPRLVFMDEPTGGLDVSVQARLLDLLRGLVRDTGVSAVIVTHDLAVARLLADRLMVMKDGEAVEHGLTDQVLDDPHHPYTQLLVSSVLQA